A stretch of Natator depressus isolate rNatDep1 chromosome 2, rNatDep2.hap1, whole genome shotgun sequence DNA encodes these proteins:
- the JCAD gene encoding junctional cadherin 5-associated protein isoform X1, with translation MFSVEDLLISHGYKLSKTPPASYENRNDGYQPEITENRTSRGTLNGFETDSGAYIYTKKPLAKGNLSSSEGSHGSQGRHAGPGYHPDLQGLSTFHTSEAGFYDRPLLAWSSGPKTDKDLAYWRRRGQDFSVLLDYTDKGDSEMKGLAPPHGVYRHAKESQLEVGAGTECVTRSGLQETWKVPGDYKWQSLRTESWKQPTKFGRQMSDGDREKLLQDLYSLSLGDNVLSSHNKGKSQSLPRVLSPETLKCVEIPSLVNNHHFLSGTKAPSGPQNRLPLEFTKPRETGSQLLPLAKPKYGRPLKPPSYELHRQMRAPVETSGFQDHQQTDEPVSYLAKGNELKQDTYIPDSGLEPPVYIPPPSYKSPPQPSVNQHSLNEVPNYDLCFDNSQRHPVERTLSSHLPFTSTLETRGEHCKDDHLPHGKQSHSRHTDDYLHSIQYIPFDDPRIRHIKVAHPESLQDNTKHTENTCRTNPTALQERTIELQYNSAFLDPSNLLNTVKGERIPDSTTNNRWLAASNRDQENWALPDQRDSGDTDNHLPENESNQEYPKGNLSVRNPHMDSTCETVTRVKKFEPGTGMQSKKSSKKKMNETIFCLVSIPVKSESNLPDTDRNNNLTQSHDKKNEFDNNGALQEQSLLSMSSTDLELQALTGSMTNKTELQKQELWKPEEFKQMNDLRFTQPTKHRELKYSGSWPGDQYKDQQTQTCFTEDSKRSQFFHGIKPGEPNNKLMAAKFLACTVSLVGSEQAGLSPDDRKCRQNTYNMKGQMNLNPSSNSAFSRTATSVIQVHSPKAYQSQPYGSCTTMPTQERETGTIPQGDVVKGKASAPCKSKELFGQFLLKPVGRRPWDAISELESFNKELQEQEESTSSEDSVESEGTKQGCVPTKIGTSRTDESTQELRPCKQLKTVVPDGPVFKQGRVKSKSESWSTELKSDDPHICVGSQSSLNAKESSSLIKPADGSVITETRNQEVKNRTNKQGASSGPVNRVLSSSPNNANQSNPFNHVDLKETKEDRNYIANMLDFVKRNKSATPRSDKPLERGSIVRLSLTSRNQGHSEPDLRSVGLDIDPEPGANNSDFSSNANAMEIPQNESLQARAARILGIEVAVESLIPGNRTGLHQYTSPANSVQDPELPVGGIVRDKVETKDRSYEGRRKCGWTESSLFVGERDFSFWTGEHQSTDQEARSKTLVTEQGFEQHAGLNRQDEDPDLPCKSVTHQLAERNVIIPSSEKRVRSTSKVIETLQGKLASPPSRTVMDRLMRMKEVDSVSRMRRLSIKSADSGEEVDEEKPPRVQEERGSYAPLSSNELSRKMVHTGAVSKRIISLDENGHVTTIGKKKADRDFCLDMYDPSRVERV, from the exons GTTTTATGACAGACCTCTGTTAGCATGGTCTTCGGGGCCCAAGACTGATAAAGATCTGGCCTACTGGAGAAGAAGAGGACAAGACTTTAGCGTCTTGCTGGATTACACCGACAAAGGAGACTCTGAAATGAAAGGATTGGCACCACCCCATGGAGTGTACAGACATGCTAAAGAAAGTCAGCTGGAGGTAGGAGCAGGAACAGAGTGTGTGACGAGAAGTGGCTTGCAGGAGACCTGGAAAGTGCCCGGTGATTACAAATGGCAAAGTTTAAGAACAGAAAGCTGGAAACAACCTACAAAATTTGGAAGACAAATGTCTGATGGTGATAGAGAGAAACTGCTTCAAGATCTATACTCATTGAGCCTGGGAGACAATGTACTTAGCTCCCATAACAAAGGGAAATCACAATCATTGCCAAGAGTTCTTTCACCAGAGACCCTGAAGTGTGTGGAAATACCCTCCCTGGTGAATAATCATCACTTCCTAAGTGGAACTAAAGCACCCTCTGGTCCCCAAAACAGACTGCCTTTGGAATTCACAAAACCCAGGGAAACTGGAAGCCAACTTCTTCCTCTGGCCAAGCCCAAGTACGGCAGACCCCTTAAACCTCCATCCTATGAACTGCACCGACAGATGAGGGCACCGGTAGAAACCAGTGGCTTTCAGGACCACCAGCAAACAGATGAGCCTGTTTCATATTTAGCTAAAGGTAATGAGCTGAAGCAAGACACTTACATTCCAGACTCTGGTTTAGAGCCCCCTGTCTATATACCACCTCCATCTTACAAGTCCCCACCTCAGCCAAGTGTGAATCAGCATTCCCTCAATGAAGTGCCTAACTATGACTTGTGCTTTGACAACAGTCAGCGGCATCCAGTAGAGAGGACCCTCAGCAGCCATCTACCCTTCACTAGCACATTGGAAACTAGGGGTGAACACTGCAAAGATGACCACCTTCCTCATGGAAAACAAAGCCATTCCAGGCACACTGATGACTACCTGCATTCCATTCAGTATATTCCTTTTGATGATCCTCGAATACGGCATATTAAAGTAGCACATCCAGAGAGCCTCCAGGACAACACTAAACACACTGAAAATACATGTAGGACCAATCCTACTGCTTTGCAGGAGAGAACTATCGAACTACAATACAATAGTGCCTTTTTGGATCCATCAAACTTACTAAATACTGTAAAGGGTGAGAGAATTCCCGACAGCACCACAAATAACAGGTGGTTGGCAGCATCCAACAGAGATCAGGAAAACTGGGCCTTGCCTGACCAAAGAGACAGTGGTGACACAGATAATCACCTCCCTGAAAATGAAAGTAATCAGGAGTACCCAAAGGGCAACCTTTCTGTAAGAAACCCACATATGGATAGCACCTGTGAGACTGTTACTAGAGTAAAAAAGTTTGAACCTGGAACTGGGATGCAGAGCAAAAAGagttcaaagaaaaaaatgaatgaaactATATTTTGTTTGGTGTCCATCCCAGTTAAATCTGAATCAAATCTGCCAGATACTGATAGGAACAATAACTTAACACAGAGCCATGATAAGAAGAATGAATTTGATAACAATGGAGCTTTGCAGGAACAAAGTCTTTTAAGTATGTCTTCCACCGACTTGGAGTTACAAGCTCTCACAGGAAGCATGACCAATAAAACCGAGTTACAAAAACAAGAGCTGTGGAAACCAGAGGAGTTCAAACAAATGAATGACCTCAGATTTACTCAGCCTACAAAACACAGGGAACTCAAATACTCTGGCTCTTGGCCAGGTGATCAGTACAAAGACCAGCAAACACAGACCTGTTTCACTGAAGACTCGAAAAGGTCACAATTTTTCCATGGTATAAAACCTGGTGAACCAAATAATAAATTGATGGCTGCAAAATTCTTAGCCTGTACAGTGTCTTTGGTTGGGTCAGAACAGGCAGGTTTATCCCCCGATGACAGAAAATGTAGGCAGAATACATACAATATGAAAGGTCAGATGAACCTCAATCCATCCAGCAATAGTGCTTTTTCAAGGACTGCCACCTCAGTAATTCAGGTACATTCACCAAAGGCATACCAGAGCCAGCCTTATGGGTCCTGCACAACCATGCCTACCCAGGAAAGGGAAACTGGCACAATTCCCCAGGGTGATGTGGTCAAGGGCAAAGCAAGTGCTCCCTGCAAGAGTAAAGAACTATTTGGTCAGTTTCTCTTGAAACCTGTTGGTCGCCGTCCCTGGGATGCAATAAGTGAGTTAGAAAGTTTTAACAAGGAGCTCCAAGAACAGGAAGAAAGCACTAGTAGTGAAGATAGCGTGGAGAGTGAGGGAACAAAGCAGGGCTGTGTTCCTACAAAGATAGGGACCTCCAGAACTGATGAATCAACCCAGGAACTCAGACCTTGTAAGCAGCTAAAAACTGTGGTACCAGATGGTCCTGTATTTAAACAAGGAAGAGTTAAAAGTAAGTCTGAAAGTTGGAGTACGGAGCTTAAGTCTGATGATCCACATATCTGTGTTGGATCACAAAGCTCCTTGAATGCGAAAGAGAGCAGTAGTTTAATCAAGCCAGCAGATGGAAGTGTGATAACAGAAACAAGAAACCAGGAAGTCAagaacagaacaaacaaacagggaGCTAGTTCAGGCCCAGTCAATAGAGTTTTGTCCAGTAGTCCAAATAATGCAAATCAGAGTAATCCATTCAATCATGTGGACTTAAAGGAGACAAAAGAGGATAGAAATTACATAGCTAATATGTTGGATTTTGTAAAACGGAACAAAAGCGCAACTCCCAGGAGTGATAAACCTTTAGAGAGAGGATCTATAGTAAGATTGTCTTTAACTAGTAGAAATCAAGGTCATTCTGAGCCAGATTTGAGGTCGGTGGGACTGGATATTGATCCTGAACCTGGTGCTAACAACTCTGATTTTTCTTCTAATGCAAATGCAATGGAGATCCCCCAAAATGAGTCACTGCAGGCAAGAGCTGCAAGGATTCTGGGTATAGAAGTAGCAGTGGAGTCTCTAATTCCTGGGAACAGAACTGGCCTCCACCAATACACCAGTCCTGCAAATAGTGTCCAGGATCCTGAATTACCAGTAGGGGGAATAGTACGTGACAAAGTAGAAACAAAAGACCGCTCTTATGAGGGCAGACGAAAGTGTGGCTGGACAGAAAGTTCTCTCtttgttggagagagagacttcTCGTTTTGGACTGGTGAACACCAGAGCACTGACCAAGAAGCCAGATCTAAAACTCTGGTAACTGAGCAAGGTTTTGAACAGCATGCGGGCCTCAACAGGCAAGATGAGGATCCAGACCTGCCTTGCAAGTCTGTTACACATCAACTTGCTGAAAGAAACGTGATCATTCCGAGCTCGGAAAAGAGAGTTAGAAGCACCTCAAAGGTGATTGAGACGTTACAAGGCAAACTTGCCTCTCCCCCTAGCCGAACAGTCATGGATCGTTTGATGCGAATGAAAGAAGTTGACTCGGTTTCCCGTATGCGGCGTCTGAGTATCAAGAGTGCAGATTCAGGGGAGGAAGTAGATGAGGAGAAACCTCCAAGGGTACAAGAGGAGAGAGGAAGCTATGCCCCACTCAGCAGTAATGAACTCTCTCGCAAAATGGTGCACACAGGTGCGGTTTCCAAGCGCATTATCTCTCTCGATGAAAATGGACACGTAACTACGATAGGCAAGAAGAAGGCTGACCGAGATTTTTGTTTAG ATATGTACGATCCCTCCAGGGTTGAAAGGGTGTGA
- the JCAD gene encoding junctional cadherin 5-associated protein isoform X2: MKGLAPPHGVYRHAKESQLEVGAGTECVTRSGLQETWKVPGDYKWQSLRTESWKQPTKFGRQMSDGDREKLLQDLYSLSLGDNVLSSHNKGKSQSLPRVLSPETLKCVEIPSLVNNHHFLSGTKAPSGPQNRLPLEFTKPRETGSQLLPLAKPKYGRPLKPPSYELHRQMRAPVETSGFQDHQQTDEPVSYLAKGNELKQDTYIPDSGLEPPVYIPPPSYKSPPQPSVNQHSLNEVPNYDLCFDNSQRHPVERTLSSHLPFTSTLETRGEHCKDDHLPHGKQSHSRHTDDYLHSIQYIPFDDPRIRHIKVAHPESLQDNTKHTENTCRTNPTALQERTIELQYNSAFLDPSNLLNTVKGERIPDSTTNNRWLAASNRDQENWALPDQRDSGDTDNHLPENESNQEYPKGNLSVRNPHMDSTCETVTRVKKFEPGTGMQSKKSSKKKMNETIFCLVSIPVKSESNLPDTDRNNNLTQSHDKKNEFDNNGALQEQSLLSMSSTDLELQALTGSMTNKTELQKQELWKPEEFKQMNDLRFTQPTKHRELKYSGSWPGDQYKDQQTQTCFTEDSKRSQFFHGIKPGEPNNKLMAAKFLACTVSLVGSEQAGLSPDDRKCRQNTYNMKGQMNLNPSSNSAFSRTATSVIQVHSPKAYQSQPYGSCTTMPTQERETGTIPQGDVVKGKASAPCKSKELFGQFLLKPVGRRPWDAISELESFNKELQEQEESTSSEDSVESEGTKQGCVPTKIGTSRTDESTQELRPCKQLKTVVPDGPVFKQGRVKSKSESWSTELKSDDPHICVGSQSSLNAKESSSLIKPADGSVITETRNQEVKNRTNKQGASSGPVNRVLSSSPNNANQSNPFNHVDLKETKEDRNYIANMLDFVKRNKSATPRSDKPLERGSIVRLSLTSRNQGHSEPDLRSVGLDIDPEPGANNSDFSSNANAMEIPQNESLQARAARILGIEVAVESLIPGNRTGLHQYTSPANSVQDPELPVGGIVRDKVETKDRSYEGRRKCGWTESSLFVGERDFSFWTGEHQSTDQEARSKTLVTEQGFEQHAGLNRQDEDPDLPCKSVTHQLAERNVIIPSSEKRVRSTSKVIETLQGKLASPPSRTVMDRLMRMKEVDSVSRMRRLSIKSADSGEEVDEEKPPRVQEERGSYAPLSSNELSRKMVHTGAVSKRIISLDENGHVTTIGKKKADRDFCLDMYDPSRVERV, translated from the exons ATGAAAGGATTGGCACCACCCCATGGAGTGTACAGACATGCTAAAGAAAGTCAGCTGGAGGTAGGAGCAGGAACAGAGTGTGTGACGAGAAGTGGCTTGCAGGAGACCTGGAAAGTGCCCGGTGATTACAAATGGCAAAGTTTAAGAACAGAAAGCTGGAAACAACCTACAAAATTTGGAAGACAAATGTCTGATGGTGATAGAGAGAAACTGCTTCAAGATCTATACTCATTGAGCCTGGGAGACAATGTACTTAGCTCCCATAACAAAGGGAAATCACAATCATTGCCAAGAGTTCTTTCACCAGAGACCCTGAAGTGTGTGGAAATACCCTCCCTGGTGAATAATCATCACTTCCTAAGTGGAACTAAAGCACCCTCTGGTCCCCAAAACAGACTGCCTTTGGAATTCACAAAACCCAGGGAAACTGGAAGCCAACTTCTTCCTCTGGCCAAGCCCAAGTACGGCAGACCCCTTAAACCTCCATCCTATGAACTGCACCGACAGATGAGGGCACCGGTAGAAACCAGTGGCTTTCAGGACCACCAGCAAACAGATGAGCCTGTTTCATATTTAGCTAAAGGTAATGAGCTGAAGCAAGACACTTACATTCCAGACTCTGGTTTAGAGCCCCCTGTCTATATACCACCTCCATCTTACAAGTCCCCACCTCAGCCAAGTGTGAATCAGCATTCCCTCAATGAAGTGCCTAACTATGACTTGTGCTTTGACAACAGTCAGCGGCATCCAGTAGAGAGGACCCTCAGCAGCCATCTACCCTTCACTAGCACATTGGAAACTAGGGGTGAACACTGCAAAGATGACCACCTTCCTCATGGAAAACAAAGCCATTCCAGGCACACTGATGACTACCTGCATTCCATTCAGTATATTCCTTTTGATGATCCTCGAATACGGCATATTAAAGTAGCACATCCAGAGAGCCTCCAGGACAACACTAAACACACTGAAAATACATGTAGGACCAATCCTACTGCTTTGCAGGAGAGAACTATCGAACTACAATACAATAGTGCCTTTTTGGATCCATCAAACTTACTAAATACTGTAAAGGGTGAGAGAATTCCCGACAGCACCACAAATAACAGGTGGTTGGCAGCATCCAACAGAGATCAGGAAAACTGGGCCTTGCCTGACCAAAGAGACAGTGGTGACACAGATAATCACCTCCCTGAAAATGAAAGTAATCAGGAGTACCCAAAGGGCAACCTTTCTGTAAGAAACCCACATATGGATAGCACCTGTGAGACTGTTACTAGAGTAAAAAAGTTTGAACCTGGAACTGGGATGCAGAGCAAAAAGagttcaaagaaaaaaatgaatgaaactATATTTTGTTTGGTGTCCATCCCAGTTAAATCTGAATCAAATCTGCCAGATACTGATAGGAACAATAACTTAACACAGAGCCATGATAAGAAGAATGAATTTGATAACAATGGAGCTTTGCAGGAACAAAGTCTTTTAAGTATGTCTTCCACCGACTTGGAGTTACAAGCTCTCACAGGAAGCATGACCAATAAAACCGAGTTACAAAAACAAGAGCTGTGGAAACCAGAGGAGTTCAAACAAATGAATGACCTCAGATTTACTCAGCCTACAAAACACAGGGAACTCAAATACTCTGGCTCTTGGCCAGGTGATCAGTACAAAGACCAGCAAACACAGACCTGTTTCACTGAAGACTCGAAAAGGTCACAATTTTTCCATGGTATAAAACCTGGTGAACCAAATAATAAATTGATGGCTGCAAAATTCTTAGCCTGTACAGTGTCTTTGGTTGGGTCAGAACAGGCAGGTTTATCCCCCGATGACAGAAAATGTAGGCAGAATACATACAATATGAAAGGTCAGATGAACCTCAATCCATCCAGCAATAGTGCTTTTTCAAGGACTGCCACCTCAGTAATTCAGGTACATTCACCAAAGGCATACCAGAGCCAGCCTTATGGGTCCTGCACAACCATGCCTACCCAGGAAAGGGAAACTGGCACAATTCCCCAGGGTGATGTGGTCAAGGGCAAAGCAAGTGCTCCCTGCAAGAGTAAAGAACTATTTGGTCAGTTTCTCTTGAAACCTGTTGGTCGCCGTCCCTGGGATGCAATAAGTGAGTTAGAAAGTTTTAACAAGGAGCTCCAAGAACAGGAAGAAAGCACTAGTAGTGAAGATAGCGTGGAGAGTGAGGGAACAAAGCAGGGCTGTGTTCCTACAAAGATAGGGACCTCCAGAACTGATGAATCAACCCAGGAACTCAGACCTTGTAAGCAGCTAAAAACTGTGGTACCAGATGGTCCTGTATTTAAACAAGGAAGAGTTAAAAGTAAGTCTGAAAGTTGGAGTACGGAGCTTAAGTCTGATGATCCACATATCTGTGTTGGATCACAAAGCTCCTTGAATGCGAAAGAGAGCAGTAGTTTAATCAAGCCAGCAGATGGAAGTGTGATAACAGAAACAAGAAACCAGGAAGTCAagaacagaacaaacaaacagggaGCTAGTTCAGGCCCAGTCAATAGAGTTTTGTCCAGTAGTCCAAATAATGCAAATCAGAGTAATCCATTCAATCATGTGGACTTAAAGGAGACAAAAGAGGATAGAAATTACATAGCTAATATGTTGGATTTTGTAAAACGGAACAAAAGCGCAACTCCCAGGAGTGATAAACCTTTAGAGAGAGGATCTATAGTAAGATTGTCTTTAACTAGTAGAAATCAAGGTCATTCTGAGCCAGATTTGAGGTCGGTGGGACTGGATATTGATCCTGAACCTGGTGCTAACAACTCTGATTTTTCTTCTAATGCAAATGCAATGGAGATCCCCCAAAATGAGTCACTGCAGGCAAGAGCTGCAAGGATTCTGGGTATAGAAGTAGCAGTGGAGTCTCTAATTCCTGGGAACAGAACTGGCCTCCACCAATACACCAGTCCTGCAAATAGTGTCCAGGATCCTGAATTACCAGTAGGGGGAATAGTACGTGACAAAGTAGAAACAAAAGACCGCTCTTATGAGGGCAGACGAAAGTGTGGCTGGACAGAAAGTTCTCTCtttgttggagagagagacttcTCGTTTTGGACTGGTGAACACCAGAGCACTGACCAAGAAGCCAGATCTAAAACTCTGGTAACTGAGCAAGGTTTTGAACAGCATGCGGGCCTCAACAGGCAAGATGAGGATCCAGACCTGCCTTGCAAGTCTGTTACACATCAACTTGCTGAAAGAAACGTGATCATTCCGAGCTCGGAAAAGAGAGTTAGAAGCACCTCAAAGGTGATTGAGACGTTACAAGGCAAACTTGCCTCTCCCCCTAGCCGAACAGTCATGGATCGTTTGATGCGAATGAAAGAAGTTGACTCGGTTTCCCGTATGCGGCGTCTGAGTATCAAGAGTGCAGATTCAGGGGAGGAAGTAGATGAGGAGAAACCTCCAAGGGTACAAGAGGAGAGAGGAAGCTATGCCCCACTCAGCAGTAATGAACTCTCTCGCAAAATGGTGCACACAGGTGCGGTTTCCAAGCGCATTATCTCTCTCGATGAAAATGGACACGTAACTACGATAGGCAAGAAGAAGGCTGACCGAGATTTTTGTTTAG ATATGTACGATCCCTCCAGGGTTGAAAGGGTGTGA